The DNA region GTCGTGGAGCTGCTTGCCCCGCGCGAGGGCGAGTTCCACCTTGAAGACCCGGCCCTTGGGGTACAGCCGGGTGGGCACCAGGGTCAGGCCCTTCTGGTCCAGGGCGCGGCGCAACTTGCCGATCTCCTCGCGGTGCAGCAGCAGGCGGCGGGTGCGGCGGGGCTCGTGGTTGTTGTAGGTGGCCTCGGTGTAGGGGGGGATGTAGAGGCCCTCCAGCTCGACGTTGCCGTTCACCACCCGGGCGAAGGCGTCGCGGAAGTCCACCCCGCCCGCGCGCACGCTCTTGACCTCGCTGCCCGTCAGGCTGATGCCCGCCTCGAAGCGGTCAAGCAGCTCGTATTCGTGGTGCGCGCGGCGGTTCGTGTACACGCGGAGCATTCTAGCAGGGAGGGTCGGAGGCCGGGGGCGACCCCTCCGCAAGCAGCTCTACGAGTCGGTCAGCTCCCCTTGGGCTGGTACAGCTCCGAAGGAGAGGGAAGCCGGAGACGAACCTGCCGTGAGAACCCTGTGGTGTAGCCTCCCTTTGAGGGGACTTGCAAAGCTGCGAAGCAGAGGTGGCCCGAAGGGCCGGACTCGCAGAGCTGCGGAGCAGAGGGGGAAGGGCGCCGCTCACCGCAGGGTGGCTGCCACGACCACCGGCTCCGCGTTCGGCCCCTCGAAGCCCGGGGTATAGGCGCGCAGCACGAAGACGGCGCGGTTGCCCCGCACGTACACCCGTTCCAGGGCGTAGCGGGCGGCGCACTCCCGGCTGGCGGGCAGCCCCCGGTCGAGGTGAAGGGTTTGCCCCTTCACGTCCAGCGTGAACCCGGCGGGCTCCTCACCGGGGGGCAGCAGGTCCGTGGAGCGGCAGGGGGAGGGCAAGGAACGCACGCTGAGCCGCACCGGCACCGGGCGCGTCCACAACCGGACGGGGAGGGTGGCGCTCGTCCCGGCGCGCAGCCCCTCGGTCCACACGGGCGCCTGAACCGGGGAGGGGCGGGTGAACACGGGGCGGGCCGTTTGCCCGGGCGTCAGACCGTTCCGGGCGAGGAGGGCACGTTCACGGCGGAGCAGGGACGCGACGACCTCCTCCACCGTTCCCGTCTGGGAGGTCGCCGACACCTCGCGCAGGGTCCGGCCCGTTCCGGTCTCCACCACCGTCAGGCCCGCCGTGCTGAAGCCGCTGCCGTCCTGCACGCCACCCGTGACCACCAGGGCCCGCGTGCCGTCCGGCGAGAAGGTGACGCGCCGCACGCCCTGGCGGTTCCCCGCCTCGGCGAAGGGAGTGAGGGCGAGCAGGGCCAGCAGCAGGAGGCGGCGCATACTCCACCGTACCCGGTCCGGCGGCGGCGGGTCGCGGCCTCAGGACCGGAAACGGAGGCTGGCGAGCACCTGGCTGAAGAGGGCGCTGCTCCCCGCATAACGCTCGGGCGTGTCGGTCACCTGGAAGGAGTAGAGGTTTTTCGCCCCGTTGCCGAACCAGATCCGCACGCGCACGGAGGTCTGCGCGCCGGTGATGAGGTATTCGCGCTCGACGCCCTTCACGCCGCCGTAAGTCACGTTGCGGCCCCGGAACAGCTTGAGCTTGCCCCCGGTCTGCGCCACCCCCGCCTCGAAGTTGCGGAATTCCTGCTTGAGTTCGGGGGTCTTGCCGTTCTTGGATACGAACAGCAGGCGGATCAGGGCGGCGGGCGGCGTCTTGGACGACACGACGCTCACGCCGCCCGTGCCGTCGTTGAAGTTGGCGCCGAACCACCCCTTGGGCAGGCTCACCGTGAAGGGCAGCTTGGGGTCCGTGAAGGGCACGAGCGTCTGGGCGCCCGCGCGGCCCGTGAGCCCGCTTCCGAGCAGGCTGACGGCGGCGAGGGCGAGGGGGAGCGGGGACTTCATACCCGGCACCGTAGCGCACCCGCATGAGGGACCGTTGCGGCGGAAGTCAGCGGGCGACCACCGCGAAGCGCACTTCCCGGACCCCCGCCGCGTGCAGCGCGTCCCGGCACGCCAGCAGGGTGCTCCCGGTCGTCATCACGTCGTCGAGCAGCAGGACCGGGCCGGAGGGCAGGCGGCGCGGGTCGGCGGCGAAGGCCCCGGCGAGGTTTCCCGCCCGCTCGTGCGCGTGGAGGCGGGCCTGCTGTCCGGTCGCGCGGGTGCGGCGCAGGGCGGGGACGGCGGGCACGTTCAGCGAGGCGGCGACGGCTCCGGCGAGAAGGGCGGCCTGGTTGAACCCGCGCTCCCGCTCGCGGGCGGAGTGTAGGGGCACGGGGACGACCGAGCGGACGTTCCACCCCGCCGGAACGCCAGCGGCCAGCGCCCCGCCAAGGGCACCCGCCAGGTCTCGCGCGCCGCCGAACTTCAGGGCGCGCACCGCCCGCCGGGTCACCCCCCGGTAGGGCCCCAGGGTGACGAGGTGCCCCTCGGGACGCAGCCACAGCGGCGAGTACACCTCCACCCGGGGCACGAGCCGGGCGCGGCACGCCGGGCACAGCCCCGCCTCCCGCCCGAGCTGGGCGTCGCAGCCGGGGCAGGGGCGGGGAAC from Deinococcus aetherius includes:
- a CDS encoding DUF2259 domain-containing protein, with amino-acid sequence MRRLLLLALLALTPFAEAGNRQGVRRVTFSPDGTRALVVTGGVQDGSGFSTAGLTVVETGTGRTLREVSATSQTGTVEEVVASLLRRERALLARNGLTPGQTARPVFTRPSPVQAPVWTEGLRAGTSATLPVRLWTRPVPVRLSVRSLPSPCRSTDLLPPGEEPAGFTLDVKGQTLHLDRGLPASRECAARYALERVYVRGNRAVFVLRAYTPGFEGPNAEPVVVAATLR
- a CDS encoding ComF family protein: MGAVAGLLRALVPRPCPGCDAQLGREAGLCPACRARLVPRVEVYSPLWLRPEGHLVTLGPYRGVTRRAVRALKFGGARDLAGALGGALAAGVPAGWNVRSVVPVPLHSARERERGFNQAALLAGAVAASLNVPAVPALRRTRATGQQARLHAHERAGNLAGAFAADPRRLPSGPVLLLDDVMTTGSTLLACRDALHAAGVREVRFAVVAR
- the smpB gene encoding SsrA-binding protein SmpB; its protein translation is MLRVYTNRRAHHEYELLDRFEAGISLTGSEVKSVRAGGVDFRDAFARVVNGNVELEGLYIPPYTEATYNNHEPRRTRRLLLHREEIGKLRRALDQKGLTLVPTRLYPKGRVFKVELALARGKQLHDKRRAEAEKTLRRELREL